A single Sphingosinicella sp. BN140058 DNA region contains:
- a CDS encoding ribonuclease HI: MITIATDGSCIGNPGAGAYGLVAQGNGLLIERAIPVAATTNNEMELRGLLEALLLYADSLQSQGPATILCDSQLAVKGYNEWLDGWRSGGWRKKGGAIAHLALWQEIAFLKSLVGDRVAVQWIRAHQNRGTINDRVDALANACARSQRAVNGPALQDTLDGFAERLAAAYPGRTGTAASVPSPATIRAPGTHTPEDAGTVLSAARRLITDRLGSDPHAIALVTRIDAVLAA, from the coding sequence ATGATCACGATCGCAACCGATGGCAGCTGTATCGGCAACCCCGGCGCTGGCGCCTACGGTCTCGTCGCCCAGGGCAACGGCCTTCTCATCGAACGCGCCATCCCAGTCGCCGCTACGACCAACAATGAGATGGAGCTCCGCGGCCTCCTCGAGGCACTGCTCCTCTACGCAGATAGCCTTCAGTCCCAAGGGCCGGCCACCATCCTCTGCGACAGCCAATTGGCCGTGAAGGGCTACAACGAGTGGTTGGACGGCTGGCGCTCCGGCGGCTGGCGCAAGAAGGGCGGCGCCATCGCACACCTGGCACTTTGGCAGGAGATCGCCTTCCTCAAGTCACTTGTCGGCGATCGAGTTGCTGTCCAGTGGATTCGCGCTCACCAGAATCGCGGCACGATCAACGACCGCGTCGATGCCCTTGCCAACGCGTGCGCCCGCTCTCAACGAGCTGTCAACGGACCAGCACTCCAAGACACCCTCGACGGCTTCGCAGAGCGCCTCGCTGCTGCCTATCCAGGCCGTACCGGGACCGCCGCATCTGTACCCTCCCCTGCGACGATCCGGGCGCCGGGCACTCACACCCCGGAAGATGCCGGCACGGTTCTCTCGGCGGCGCGGCGCCTCATCACCGACCGCCTCGGCTCTGACCCACACGCGATCGCGCTTGTCACTCGCATCGATGCCGTCCTCGCCGCCTGA
- a CDS encoding thermonuclease family protein gives MRLAGIDAPEYHQPGGRAARFALDAFLTGHPIRLSIRGRDRFGRVVGRVFVAGRSASWQMLQRGHAWPSTKLGFIVALPARLAGRGLWADRHAMRPATWRRLHRLTAMHPNDRHP, from the coding sequence GTGCGGCTAGCGGGCATCGACGCCCCGGAGTATCACCAGCCGGGCGGCCGAGCCGCGCGCTTTGCATTGGACGCCTTTCTCACCGGACACCCGATCCGCCTTTCGATCCGCGGCCGCGACCGCTTCGGCCGCGTGGTCGGCCGCGTCTTCGTCGCCGGCCGTTCCGCATCATGGCAGATGCTCCAGCGCGGTCACGCTTGGCCATCCACGAAGCTCGGCTTCATCGTAGCGCTGCCCGCGCGTCTTGCGGGACGCGGCCTCTGGGCCGATCGTCACGCCATGCGTCCCGCAACCTGGCGGCGGCTTCATCGACTAACCGCGATGCACCCGAACGATCGTCATCCATAA
- a CDS encoding site-specific DNA-methyltransferase has product MHSTNSRKGNWRAPAKSPAAAQQRARRVADGERQREEERRAWMGLPITRSEIILPILQIIQDKGKAAPKDLYDDIIQLFGLDPAIRDEVVTYNGRPSRLWDRSVRWAIQDAKRQGWLFSEMREDWRLTEAGNDALGRVKPGVQIVIFRTELGQAVAAIAREASAIIEPGSVQTLFTSPLFPMCSKLKTYGTCEPGAWLPWMVELMEHWLPLMKDDGTMAIHLGSAIYYRGVPAISSYRERFVIAAQDELGLHRMPDLYWEQPSRLPNLEWGAVRGMHPRPTVDPIYIFSPSPTPYMAAGDMRQDRAEPLRQSDLSRGTEKRPSGLDFGSTSFTGAKTRFPSALITAGNASGAEAWRKRLKTEGLPAHPCPMPIPVPKTAIQMLTRPGDLVFDPFFGSGTTGAAAEELGRRWVGLDHHQVLLDGAALRPQFEHAPGYSRLARAA; this is encoded by the coding sequence ATGCACAGCACCAACTCTCGCAAAGGCAACTGGCGAGCGCCGGCGAAGTCGCCCGCCGCAGCCCAGCAGCGGGCTCGTCGCGTCGCCGACGGCGAGCGACAGCGGGAGGAGGAGCGACGCGCCTGGATGGGACTTCCCATCACACGCAGCGAGATCATCCTTCCGATCCTCCAAATCATCCAGGATAAAGGCAAGGCCGCTCCAAAGGATCTTTACGACGACATCATCCAGCTCTTTGGTCTGGATCCGGCCATCCGTGACGAGGTCGTCACCTACAACGGTCGGCCGTCTCGTCTTTGGGATCGATCCGTTCGCTGGGCGATCCAGGATGCCAAGCGGCAGGGCTGGCTCTTCTCGGAGATGCGCGAGGACTGGCGGCTCACAGAAGCCGGCAACGACGCCCTGGGCCGGGTGAAGCCGGGTGTTCAGATCGTTATCTTCCGGACTGAGCTCGGCCAAGCCGTTGCGGCGATCGCACGCGAGGCGTCCGCGATCATCGAGCCCGGTAGCGTCCAGACCCTCTTTACATCTCCACTCTTCCCCATGTGCTCGAAGCTGAAGACCTACGGCACGTGTGAACCCGGAGCCTGGCTCCCATGGATGGTCGAGCTAATGGAGCACTGGCTGCCCCTGATGAAGGATGACGGCACCATGGCCATCCACCTCGGCAGCGCTATCTATTACCGCGGCGTCCCCGCGATCTCCTCGTACAGAGAGCGGTTCGTCATCGCCGCTCAGGACGAACTTGGCCTCCACCGGATGCCCGATCTCTACTGGGAGCAGCCTTCCCGCCTTCCCAATCTGGAGTGGGGCGCGGTGCGAGGCATGCACCCCCGGCCGACGGTCGATCCGATCTACATCTTCTCTCCGTCGCCGACGCCCTACATGGCTGCCGGCGATATGCGCCAGGACCGCGCAGAGCCGCTCCGCCAGAGTGATTTGAGCCGCGGCACCGAGAAGCGCCCATCCGGTCTGGATTTCGGCTCCACGAGCTTCACTGGAGCCAAGACGCGCTTTCCGTCCGCTCTCATCACCGCCGGAAACGCGAGCGGTGCTGAGGCATGGCGCAAGCGCCTCAAGACCGAAGGCCTGCCTGCGCATCCCTGTCCCATGCCCATCCCGGTGCCCAAGACAGCCATCCAGATGCTCACCCGGCCAGGGGATCTCGTCTTCGACCCGTTCTTTGGGTCCGGGACCACCGGCGCCGCCGCTGAGGAACTCGGAAGACGATGGGTCGGCTTGGACCACCACCAGGTTCTGCTCGACGGCGCCGCGCTCCGCCCGCAGTTCGAGCACGCGCCGGGCTACTCCCGTCTCGCGCGCGCAGCCTGA
- a CDS encoding RNA polymerase factor sigma-32, giving the protein MAAAQRSNGSAGAAVPMAADPGLSAYIRAARKYPILSPEVEADLARRWRDERDERAKSQILGAHLRYVVKVAMSYRGYNVPIEDLISEGNLAMVRCFDRFEIERGFRFSTFAMWWIRAGLTEYVLRTSTLVKFGASSSDKRLFFKLRRAKASLGFYEAGDLSEGAAAALADHLGASPEDVVRMNQRLYLDGSLNRRIGDGEGLEFGDTLAAGDSLPDELVADQLDRERHRALIEKGLGALSERERDIFVRRNLTDEPVTLEDLSLVYGVSRERIRQIEVAAKQKFADRLKHVLAFGGQIGRAQHRGPLIL; this is encoded by the coding sequence ATGGCGGCTGCCCAACGTAGCAATGGATCCGCCGGCGCCGCCGTCCCTATGGCTGCCGACCCCGGACTCTCCGCCTACATCCGGGCGGCCCGGAAATATCCGATACTCTCCCCGGAGGTTGAGGCCGACCTTGCTCGCCGCTGGCGAGACGAGCGCGACGAGCGAGCCAAGAGCCAAATCCTCGGCGCGCACCTGCGCTACGTCGTCAAAGTGGCGATGTCGTACCGCGGCTACAACGTCCCGATCGAGGATCTAATCTCCGAAGGCAACCTGGCGATGGTCCGATGCTTCGACAGGTTCGAAATCGAGCGCGGCTTTCGGTTTTCCACCTTTGCCATGTGGTGGATCCGCGCCGGCCTCACGGAATACGTCTTGCGCACGTCGACACTGGTGAAGTTTGGGGCCAGCTCGTCTGACAAACGCCTCTTCTTCAAGCTCCGCCGAGCCAAAGCGAGCCTCGGCTTTTACGAGGCCGGCGACCTGAGCGAAGGCGCTGCCGCTGCGCTGGCGGACCACCTCGGCGCCAGCCCCGAAGACGTTGTCCGCATGAACCAGCGCCTCTATCTCGACGGGAGCCTGAACCGGCGCATCGGTGACGGAGAGGGCCTCGAATTCGGCGACACCCTGGCCGCCGGGGATTCCCTCCCCGACGAGCTCGTTGCTGACCAACTCGACCGGGAACGCCATCGAGCTCTCATCGAGAAAGGTCTTGGCGCGCTCTCCGAACGTGAGCGCGACATCTTCGTTCGCCGCAACCTCACGGACGAGCCGGTGACGCTTGAGGATCTCAGCCTGGTGTATGGCGTCTCTCGGGAGCGCATCCGACAGATCGAGGTTGCTGCGAAGCAGAAGTTCGCCGATCGGCTGAAGCATGTCCTTGCGTTCGGCGGTCAGATCGGCCGCGCACAGCACCGCGGCCCGCTGATCCTGTAG
- a CDS encoding macro domain-containing protein translates to MTEIAQALEVLGFTLRSGFAGGADTAFELGTTREDLREIFAPWRGFGANPNSKWDKPRWDQIRRHERLTGKPFRPAKQLLLAGEYIGKAEILAARYHRLWNTLPRSFQQLHSRNMGQVLGARLDTPARFVICWTEDGEDSGGTGQAIRTADDLGICVLNLHDLEVRAEILRVLGIALGPATSASPSECAGGAGAGSVRYCSGNIVDDGADLLVNTNNVVSVAGAGVALAFKKRFPEIMPDYVGACRSRRLKPGGCLLFPLPDGRRWAALATKDHWRDPSQLSWVESGLRELATLARAAGIRSIALPAPGCGNGGLDFRTVEPLVLDILSGFDLRIYARSTRAA, encoded by the coding sequence ATGACGGAGATCGCGCAAGCGCTGGAGGTCCTCGGCTTCACCCTGCGCTCCGGCTTCGCCGGCGGGGCGGACACTGCGTTCGAGCTCGGCACGACCCGAGAGGACCTCCGAGAGATCTTCGCGCCTTGGCGGGGCTTCGGGGCAAATCCCAACTCGAAGTGGGATAAGCCCCGCTGGGACCAGATCCGCCGTCACGAGCGCCTGACCGGCAAGCCGTTCCGTCCCGCGAAGCAGTTGCTCCTCGCCGGCGAGTACATCGGCAAAGCCGAGATTCTCGCAGCCCGCTATCACCGGCTCTGGAACACGCTCCCTCGGTCCTTCCAGCAGCTCCACTCTCGCAACATGGGACAGGTCCTCGGCGCCCGCCTCGACACTCCGGCCCGTTTCGTGATCTGCTGGACTGAGGACGGCGAGGATTCCGGCGGCACCGGACAGGCCATCCGCACCGCGGATGACCTCGGCATCTGCGTCCTCAACCTTCACGACCTCGAGGTTCGCGCCGAGATTCTGCGCGTGCTCGGCATCGCCTTGGGTCCAGCGACGTCGGCGTCGCCGTCGGAGTGCGCAGGCGGAGCTGGTGCTGGATCGGTCCGCTATTGCTCGGGCAACATCGTCGACGACGGTGCAGACCTCCTCGTGAACACGAACAACGTCGTGTCGGTCGCCGGCGCCGGGGTTGCGCTCGCGTTCAAGAAGCGCTTTCCCGAGATCATGCCCGACTATGTCGGCGCGTGCCGGTCTCGCCGACTGAAGCCGGGTGGCTGCCTCCTCTTCCCCCTCCCCGACGGCCGCCGCTGGGCTGCGCTCGCGACGAAGGACCACTGGCGTGATCCCTCGCAGCTCTCCTGGGTCGAGTCCGGCCTTCGCGAGCTCGCGACGCTCGCCCGCGCGGCCGGCATCCGCTCGATCGCGCTGCCGGCACCAGGCTGCGGCAACGGCGGGCTGGATTTCAGGACCGTCGAACCGCTCGTGCTCGACATCCTGAGCGGCTTCGACCTCCGCATCTACGCCCGCTCGACCCGCGCCGCCTGA
- a CDS encoding sigma factor-like helix-turn-helix DNA-binding protein yields the protein MTAQVDHISSIAAMAAAIFASDHDVDAQDYIGQAYLLIVDRARRRGTAIKPNMRFATRTRIAREIACLLTNEDTMEAVDEPSLTLPPPSPFSLALQAEMRQRLTALLCTLNEREERTLRMRFGILPDRDASLLEDVAHDLSVTKQQARQLEVVAMRKLKHPMRSRMLRSYVAGADDPAAQLPLQPFFCSRPAAPVAAPTEVLTPRVPEGPRLASAEAVPSSEALRTVSRVAAVFGSLLAGPSRAPASGGAAPVIYRHDHEIEAIKAAWEGPLKRHPGLTVELQGTTGSPFVCYRINGSYGTFRTTDLDSPPLLSDDFLPFDEIMAIMPDLSADMDRFEAAWRIARKPVTVDLPF from the coding sequence ATGACCGCGCAGGTCGATCACATCTCCTCGATTGCCGCCATGGCTGCCGCAATCTTCGCTAGCGACCACGATGTCGATGCTCAGGATTACATCGGACAAGCATACCTCTTGATCGTGGATAGAGCGCGACGCCGGGGCACGGCCATCAAACCCAACATGCGTTTTGCGACGAGAACAAGGATTGCCCGCGAGATCGCGTGCCTCCTCACCAACGAAGACACCATGGAGGCCGTCGACGAGCCATCGCTCACCTTGCCGCCTCCGTCTCCTTTCAGTCTCGCCCTCCAGGCCGAGATGCGCCAACGACTTACCGCGCTGCTGTGCACTTTGAATGAGCGCGAGGAGCGTACACTCCGGATGCGGTTTGGCATCCTTCCGGATCGAGATGCCTCACTGCTGGAGGACGTTGCGCACGATTTATCGGTCACCAAACAACAGGCTCGGCAACTCGAAGTGGTCGCAATGCGCAAGCTGAAGCATCCTATGAGATCGCGGATGCTGCGATCCTATGTCGCCGGCGCTGACGATCCCGCCGCGCAGCTGCCTTTGCAGCCCTTCTTCTGCTCGCGGCCTGCGGCTCCTGTCGCGGCGCCGACCGAGGTTCTGACGCCCCGGGTGCCAGAGGGACCGAGGCTTGCCTCAGCGGAGGCAGTGCCTTCCTCGGAAGCGCTACGCACGGTTTCGCGCGTAGCGGCAGTCTTCGGCTCTCTTCTCGCTGGTCCGAGCCGAGCCCCGGCGTCGGGCGGCGCGGCCCCTGTGATCTACCGCCACGATCACGAAATCGAGGCCATCAAAGCGGCTTGGGAAGGCCCCTTGAAGAGGCATCCCGGCCTAACTGTCGAACTCCAAGGCACGACCGGCTCGCCCTTTGTCTGCTATCGCATCAATGGATCGTACGGCACATTCCGGACCACCGATCTTGATAGCCCTCCCCTCCTCTCCGACGATTTCCTGCCCTTCGACGAGATCATGGCGATCATGCCGGACTTGAGCGCCGACATGGATCGCTTCGAGGCTGCCTGGAGAATTGCTCGCAAACCAGTGACCGTCGATCTACCCTTCTGA